The following nucleotide sequence is from Solidesulfovibrio carbinolicus.
TTATGGACCTGCTCTTCTTTTTCTTCCAGGGACTGGGTCTTGTCGCGGAATTCCTTTTCGAGTTCCTGTTTCTGGCGGAACAGCTCGTCCTGGGCGGCGACGACGACTTCTTTTTTGTGGGCGGAAGCTTCCTTGCGGGCCTCGTCCAGAATGCGGTCGGCCAGGGTCCTGGCTTCGTTCAAGGTTTTCTGGGAAATCCACTTGTCGAGATAGTAGCCGGCCGGCACGCCAAGGCCAATGCCCACGATGCCCATGAAGATGGTCGAAAATTCCATGCGTTCTCCCGAAGCGGGGGGAGAAAAACGGGGCACAGCCCAAGGGCAAGGAGGGGGGACCGGCTCAATCCGGACAGATGCGTGGCGCTTGCCGTGTGCGGTATGGCATGGGACGGGGGATGTCCGGCCGCCCGGGACGACGGCGGCCAGTCATCAACACCGTTTTATAACAAAGCCCCAGAGCGCCGTGTCGTCAGTTCTTTTGAACCTTGGCAACCAAGGTGGACGCCACTGTTTGACCTTCAGGCCACCCGGACGAGCCGGGCACGCACACCAGCCACGCGTCGCGGCATCCTATTTTTGAGTATCGGCTCAAAAATAAACCGGCGATCACGCACACCCCAGGGAACTTTTCAAGGACGCGCCAGCAGACGCCGTCCGTCAATCTATCTTGTGCAGCAGCTCCCCCACCCGATCGTGGAGCGCGTCGAGCTGCTGGTTCGAAAGCAACATATCGTCAGCCAGACCCAATGCGACAAAGGCCAGCAATTTCTCCTTGCCGAGCGTTTTCCCGCCCGCCTGAAGCAAGTTATATCGTTGTTCCACCAGTTTTCTGGCGGCTTCCACGCGCTGCGGTTCGGCGTCCGTGGTAAACGACAGGTCGAGGCCCACTATGGACAAGGAATACTTGGGCATCGCCGTACCGATTTATCCCCGCCGGCCACATGGCCGGCCGCGCGTCAGGGCTCAATCTCCTCCCGGAGTTTCTCCAGGAGGCCGTCGAGTCGCGTGGCGACCGTCTTTTGCTCGTCGGCCATCCGGGCCACCTCGGCCCGAAGCGCCGCGTTCTCTTCTTCCAAAGCCTTTTTGCGGGCAACAAGGGCTTCAACCCGTTGTTCCAGGGCGTCGAAAATGTCCATGCCCGCTTTTTAGCCCCATTTATCCCGAAAAGCAAGCCAGGGCCTTACTTCCTGGGCTTTGTCACCTGCCGGGCGCGCCCCAGGGCCAAAGCCCCGTCCGGCACATCCGAAGTAATCACTGATCCGGCCCCGACAAGCGCGCCGTCGCCGATAGTCACCGGCGCAACCAGGGCCGTGTTGGAGCCGATGAAGGCTTTTTGGCCGATGACGGTTTTGTGCTTGTTCACCCCATCGTAATTGCAGGTGATGGTGCCGGCGCCGACGTTGGTTCCGGCGCCGATTTCGGCGTCGCCGAGGTACGTGAGGTGGTTGGCCTTGGCCCCGGGGCCAAGGGTGGCCTTTTTCATCTCCACGAAGTTGCCGGCGTGGGAACCCTCCTCCATGACCGCGCCGGGCCGCAGACGGGCATAAGGGCCGACCAGACAGCCCGAGGCAACCCGGGCCTGGGCGATGTGGCAATAGGAATGGATGGTCGCGCCCGGTGCGATTGCCGCGTCTTCGATGCGGCAATGGGAGGCGACGGTCGTGCCCGGGCCGATGGTGGTGCGGCCGTAGATTTCCAGGGGGCCGCACAGGTCTGCCCCGGGGCCGATAACGACTTCCGGGCCGATGCGCACGGACTGTCCGGCCCGGATGAGAACCCCGGCGTCGAGGTGGACGTCCACGATGCGCCGGCGCAGGATTTCCTCGGCGGCCACAAGTTCTCGCGGACAGTTAATGCCCAGATACGCCTCGTCGCCGCCGCGGCTGACCGGCAGCACGGACAGGCACGCTTCCTGGGCCAGGGCCACCAGATCGGTGATGTAGTATTCGCCGCTCTTGTTGGCGTTGGACAGACGATCCAGCAAGGGCGCGATGGTCTCCAAGCGCAGCCGGTAGACCCCGGCGTTGATCTCGCCCGTGGCCTGGCCATGGACAGCCGGATCGAAATCCTTGGCCTCGACAATGGCCACGCCCTGGCCCGTGCGCACCACCCGGCCGTAGGAACCTGGATCGGGCAGGCTGATGGTGACGAAAGCCAGATCGGCGTCGGCATTTCTGGCCGCGTCCAGGAACGCGCCCAGGCTGGCGTCCGTAACCAGCGGGGCGTCGCCGTTAACCACAAGCACGTGGGTCAATCCGGCGGCGGTGAGCGTCGGCAGGGCGCAGGCCAGGGCATGGCCGGTGCCGAGCTGCTCGGCCTGGAGCACGAACCGGCCGGCCAATTCGGGAAAAGCGGCTTCGACCGCCTCGGCCCGATGCCCGACCACGGCTCGGACCTCGTCGCCAAAAAGCGCGGACAGCGCCCGGGCAACATACCACAACATGGGTTTGCCTAAAAGCGTGGCCAACACCTTGGGGGCGTCGCTTTTCATGCGGGTGCCCTTGCCGGCGGCCAGGGCCAAAGCGCCTTCGCGCTGCATCATGGGAAGTCTCCGAGGGTAAACGCCAACCGCCTCGCCGGCGGGAGGGCCAGACGAGGCGGCGAGCAATCGCTTGGGACCAATAAAAGGCCTTAGGGCCGACCGAGGCCGGCGGTCTGGGGCACGTTGCCCAGTTTCATGCGGGTCAGCGCCCGTTGCAAGGCGGACTTGGCCCGGGTGTAGTCGATGTTTTCCTGGCGCGTGGCGGCCAGCCGGGCTTCGGCCCGCTCCCGGGCCTTGCGGGCCCGGTCGATGTCGATCTCCTCGGGCAGCTCGGCCGCCTCGGCCAGAATCAGGACCTTGCCGGCGGTGACGTCGGCAAAGCCGCCCGAGACGAAGACATAGTTCAACCGGCCGTTTTCCCGGTAGGCCAGGGACCCCACGGACAAGGCGGCCAGAAAGGGCACGTGGTGCGGCAAGGCGGTGAATTCGCCGGCCACGCCCGTGGCCGTGACCGAGTCCACGTCCTTTTGGAGCACCATCCGGTCGGGGGTCACGATCTGCAGCGCAAACGTCTTGGCCATGGCCTGTCCTTGTCTTCGGGTTTCATCGCTTGTTTCTGTGCTTTACCAGAAAACGGCCCAGGCCGACAACCGCTTCGAAGCCGTTCCAGCCGCGAGGGAGCTTACCAGACGCCCCTCCTGAAGCCGTTAGCCGGCTTTCACCGGCCCAAGTTCGCCAAAACACCAAGACCGTTGCGTCGCATCGGGTTTTTGCTCATCAAGCCGCGTTTTGCGCCAGGCTTCCTTCAGACCCGTCTCAAGACGACGCCCTATCTTTGCTCATCCTTCGCCTCCAGCAGGCTGGAGAGAGGACTTGCGCCTCCAAGCTGACATGCATGCTCGGCACACAAAAAAAGGCGGCTCCCGAAGGAGCCGCCTGACAGCCGGAGAGTACGGGGTCGGCCTAGTGGGCGTTCTCGCGCACGCGCATGCGGTAGAAGGCACGCTGCATGGCGGACTGGGCCCGGGCGAAGTCGACCTTGTCCTTTTCGCGGTCCATGCGCTGCTTGGCCCGATCCTGGGCGCGGCGAGCGCGTTCGATATCGATGTCTTCCGGACGCTCGGCCACCTCGGCGAGGATGGTGACCTTGTTGCCGGAGACCTCGGCGAACCCGCCGGCGACGAAGACGTAGTTCGCCTTGCCGCCGACCTTGTACATCAAGCTCCCGATGCCCAGGGCCGACAGGAACGGGATGTGGTTGGCCATGACGCCGAATTCGCCAAGCAGACCCGGAGCGCCCACATAGTCAACATCCTGGGACAAGACCAGCTTGTCCGGGGTGACGATTTCAAGGCGGAGTTGGGCCATGATCGTTATCCTTTCTTGGCGTTTTCAACGGCCTCGTTGATGTCGCCGACCATGTAGAAGGCGCCCTCGGGGAGCTCGTCGTGCTTGCCGTCGATGATCTCGCGGAAGCCCTTGATGGTGTCCTCGAGCTTCACGTAGCGGCCTTCCTTGCCGGTGAACTGGGCGGCAACGAAGAACGGCTGGGACAGGAAGCGCTGGATCTTACGGGCGCGGGAAACGGTGAGCTTGTCGTCGTCGGACAGCTCGTCCATGCCCAGAATCGCGATGATGTCCTGGAGATCCTTGTACTTCTGCAGGATCGACTGGACTTCGCGGGCGGTGCCGTAATGCTCGCCGCCAAGGACGTTGGGGTCCAGGATGCGCGAGGTGGAGTCAAGGGGGTCAACCGCGGGGTAGATGCCGAGCTCGGCGATCTGACGCGAGAGAACCAGGGTGCCGTCCAAGTGGGAGAAGGTCGTGGCCGGCGCGGGGTCGGTCAAGTCATCGGCGGGCACGTAAACGGCCTGGACCGAGGTGATCGAACCCTTGTTGGTGGAGGTGATGCGTTCCTGGAGACCGCCAAGGTCGGTGCCGAGCGTGGGCTGGTAACCGACCGCGGAGGGCATACGGCCAAGAAGCGCGGACACTTCGGAGCCGGCCTGGGTGAACCGGAAGATGTTGTCAATAAAGAGCAACACGTCCTGGCCTTCCTCGTCGCGGAAGTACTCGGCGCAGGTCAGCGCGGTCAGGGCGACGCGGGCACGGGCTCCGGGAGGCTCGTTCATCTGGCCGTAAACAAGTGAGGCCTTGCCCAGGATGTCGGCTTCCTTGAACTCGTGGTAAAGGTCGTTGCCTTCACGGGTACGCTCACCGACGCCGGCGAACACGGACAGACCGCCGTGGTGCTTGGCGATGTTGTTGATGAGTTCCATGAGCACGACGGTCTTGCCGACGCCGGCGCCGCCGAACAGGCCGAGCTTGCCGCCCTTGGGGAAGGGAATCAGCAAGTCGATGACCTTGATGCCGGTTTCCAGCAGCTGGATGCTGGTGGACTGGTCGACGAAGGCCGGAGCGGCACGGTGGATGGGCATGAAGGTCTTGGAATCGACCGGGCCCATTTCGTCCACCGGGCGGCCGACGACGTTGAGGATGCGGCCAAGGGCGCCCTTGCCGACGGGCACGCTGATGGGCGCGCCGGTGTCGATGGCGGTCATGCCGCGCACGAGACCGTCGGTGGAGTCCATGGCGATGCAGCGCACGACGTTGTCGCCGAGGTGCTGGGCCACTTCGACCACGAGGTCGGTGGCGAATTCGTTGTTAACGTTCTTGATGTCGAGGGCGTTCAAGATATTCGGCAGTTTGCCCTCGGGAAATTCGACGTCGATAACGGCGCCGATGACCTGCACGATTTTTCCGACATTTCCGCTTGTCGCGCTCATTGTATGGTGCCCCCTTGGTTATCCCTTGAGTGCTTCGGAACCGCCGACGATGTCCATCAGTTCCTTGGTAATGGCCGTTTGCCGGGCCTTGTTGTAGACCAGGGTAAGCGAGCTGACGAGGTCGTCGCAGTTCCTGGTGGCATTGTCCATGGACCGCATGCGGGCAGCGTGCTCGCTGGCCGAGGTGTCAAGCAGCCCGCGGTAGATCTGGACATTGATGAACCGGGGCAGGAGCTCGGCGAGGAGGCCTTCCACGGACGGTTCATAGATGTACTCGGCCTTGGCTCCGACGTCCTCCTTGACCTCGCCGGCTTCGGCGGGGGAAAGGGGCAGCACGGGCAAAAGCGTCGGTTCCTGACGGGCAAGGCTGATGAACTTGCCAAAGGCCATGGTCACTTCGTCGTAGGTCCCGCCGACGTAGCCGCCGATGACCTCGGCGCCGATGCGCGTGGCCAGGCTGAAGTCGAAGGCGGCCATTTCGTTGACGTAGGCGGCAACGATTTCGAAGCTGGTACGCCGGAAGCTGTCGCGAGCCTTGCGGCCCACGCACATGATCTTGACGTCCTTGCCTTCGGCGGTCTTGGCCCGGGCGACCTTGAGGGCCGCGTTGATGATGTTGTTGTTGAACGCGCCGCACAGACCGCGGTCGGAAGTGATGACGACCAGAAGGACGGTCTTCACTTCGGCGCGGGCTTCCAGCAGCGGATGGATCGAGGAATCGGCGCCCTTGGCCAGTTCTCCGAGCATTTCGTAGAACTTGTCGGCGTAGGGACGGAACCGCTCGATGCGCGACTGGGCGTTGCGCAGTTTTGCCGAGGCCACCATGTTCATGGCCTTGGTGATCTGCTTGGTCTTTCTGACCGCGTTGATCTTGACCTTTACGTCTTTGAGCGCAGGCATGGCTCCCCCTTTAGGCCTGTATCAGCGTTGCGCGGCGGCCGGCTCGGGCCGCCTGGTTGCAAAAACCCTGCATGGTTTTTGAGCGCGCCGCTTAGGCCTTGAAGCCCTTTTTGAACTCGTCGATGGCCGCGCCGAGCTTGGCGATGAGGCCTTCGTCGAGCGCCTTTTTCTCCTGAATCTCGTTCAGGATGTCGCTCTTGGCGTTGTGGAAGTACTCCTGAAGGCCTTCCTCGAACTTGCGGACGGCCTCGACGGGCACATCGTCCATGAAGCCGCGGGTGCCGGCGAACAGGGAGATGACCTGCTCGGCCACGTTCATGGGCTTGTACTGGGGCTGCTTGAGCAGCTCGACCATGCGCATGCCGCGGCTGAGTTTCAGCTGGGTGGCCTTGTCCAGGTCGGAGCCGAACTGGGCAAACGCGGCCAGTTCGCGGTACTGGGCGAGGTCGAGACGCAGCGTGCCGGCGACCTGCTTCATGGCCTTGACCTGGGCGGCGCCGCCGACGCGGGAGACCGACAGACCGACGTTGATGGCCGGACGGATACCGGCGTTGAACAGGTTCGGCTCAAGGTAAACCTGACCGTCGGTGATGGAGATGACGTTGGTCGGGATGTACGCCGACACGTCGCCCGCCTGGGTCTCGATGATGGGCAGGGCGGTCAGCGAACCGGCTCCCAGGGCGTCGGACAGCTTGGCGGCGCGCTCCAGCAGACGGGAGTGGAGGTAGAAAACGTCGCCGGGGTAAGCTTCACGTCCGGGAGGACGGCGCAGCAGCAGGGACATCTGGCGGTAGCTGACGGCCTGCTTGGAAAGATCGTCATAAACGATCAGGGCGG
It contains:
- a CDS encoding cell division protein ZapA, with amino-acid sequence MPKYSLSIVGLDLSFTTDAEPQRVEAARKLVEQRYNLLQAGGKTLGKEKLLAFVALGLADDMLLSNQQLDALHDRVGELLHKID
- the zapB gene encoding cell division protein ZapB; translation: MDIFDALEQRVEALVARKKALEEENAALRAEVARMADEQKTVATRLDGLLEKLREEIEP
- the glmU gene encoding bifunctional UDP-N-acetylglucosamine diphosphorylase/glucosamine-1-phosphate N-acetyltransferase GlmU; this translates as MMQREGALALAAGKGTRMKSDAPKVLATLLGKPMLWYVARALSALFGDEVRAVVGHRAEAVEAAFPELAGRFVLQAEQLGTGHALACALPTLTAAGLTHVLVVNGDAPLVTDASLGAFLDAARNADADLAFVTISLPDPGSYGRVVRTGQGVAIVEAKDFDPAVHGQATGEINAGVYRLRLETIAPLLDRLSNANKSGEYYITDLVALAQEACLSVLPVSRGGDEAYLGINCPRELVAAEEILRRRIVDVHLDAGVLIRAGQSVRIGPEVVIGPGADLCGPLEIYGRTTIGPGTTVASHCRIEDAAIAPGATIHSYCHIAQARVASGCLVGPYARLRPGAVMEEGSHAGNFVEMKKATLGPGAKANHLTYLGDAEIGAGTNVGAGTITCNYDGVNKHKTVIGQKAFIGSNTALVAPVTIGDGALVGAGSVITSDVPDGALALGRARQVTKPRK
- a CDS encoding F0F1 ATP synthase subunit epsilon; the encoded protein is MAKTFALQIVTPDRMVLQKDVDSVTATGVAGEFTALPHHVPFLAALSVGSLAYRENGRLNYVFVSGGFADVTAGKVLILAEAAELPEEIDIDRARKARERAEARLAATRQENIDYTRAKSALQRALTRMKLGNVPQTAGLGRP
- a CDS encoding F0F1 ATP synthase subunit epsilon, whose amino-acid sequence is MAQLRLEIVTPDKLVLSQDVDYVGAPGLLGEFGVMANHIPFLSALGIGSLMYKVGGKANYVFVAGGFAEVSGNKVTILAEVAERPEDIDIERARRAQDRAKQRMDREKDKVDFARAQSAMQRAFYRMRVRENAH
- the atpD gene encoding F0F1 ATP synthase subunit beta, whose protein sequence is MSATSGNVGKIVQVIGAVIDVEFPEGKLPNILNALDIKNVNNEFATDLVVEVAQHLGDNVVRCIAMDSTDGLVRGMTAIDTGAPISVPVGKGALGRILNVVGRPVDEMGPVDSKTFMPIHRAAPAFVDQSTSIQLLETGIKVIDLLIPFPKGGKLGLFGGAGVGKTVVLMELINNIAKHHGGLSVFAGVGERTREGNDLYHEFKEADILGKASLVYGQMNEPPGARARVALTALTCAEYFRDEEGQDVLLFIDNIFRFTQAGSEVSALLGRMPSAVGYQPTLGTDLGGLQERITSTNKGSITSVQAVYVPADDLTDPAPATTFSHLDGTLVLSRQIAELGIYPAVDPLDSTSRILDPNVLGGEHYGTAREVQSILQKYKDLQDIIAILGMDELSDDDKLTVSRARKIQRFLSQPFFVAAQFTGKEGRYVKLEDTIKGFREIIDGKHDELPEGAFYMVGDINEAVENAKKG
- a CDS encoding F0F1 ATP synthase subunit gamma, with translation MPALKDVKVKINAVRKTKQITKAMNMVASAKLRNAQSRIERFRPYADKFYEMLGELAKGADSSIHPLLEARAEVKTVLLVVITSDRGLCGAFNNNIINAALKVARAKTAEGKDVKIMCVGRKARDSFRRTSFEIVAAYVNEMAAFDFSLATRIGAEVIGGYVGGTYDEVTMAFGKFISLARQEPTLLPVLPLSPAEAGEVKEDVGAKAEYIYEPSVEGLLAELLPRFINVQIYRGLLDTSASEHAARMRSMDNATRNCDDLVSSLTLVYNKARQTAITKELMDIVGGSEALKG